The genomic window CTGCTCGATGACGAAGAACCGCTGGTGCGCGAGCACGCCGCCTGGGCCATCGCCAGAATTCAGCAATTGGCATACACTTAGCGTCGTGCAAGGGGAGGGCAATACCGATGAAACAGGCTCATCTTTTGATATCGGCGATCGTTGTGACGCTCATCGGCGGCGTTTGGGCGCCGGCGCCGAGCGTCCTGGCCCAGAGCGGTGATGTCGTGATCGCACGACATTCCCCATCTCCCCCACCCTCTTTCACCGATGAGATCATCGTGAAGTACCGCACACCGGAGAAGTTCCGCCTGCTGGATGCCGACGCCAGCGCCATGGCGGCTCAGGCGGCTGGTCAGCCGGTGCCTCCGATGCACCGCTTGAGCGACGAAGCGATGCAAGCCCTCAGCGCGCAAGCCGGCATAGCGCTGACTCACGTGCGCGAGATGTCGGGCGAAGCTCACGTGTTGCGCTTGCCCGAGCCCATGCCTTACGAAGCCGTGGCGCGCATCGCCAAGCAACTCGAACAACTTGCCGAGGTCGAGTACGCTTCCCCCTCGGAGCGGATGTTCATCGCGCTCACGCCCAACGACCCGCTCTATTCCCAACAGTGGCATTACTTTGCCCCTGCGCCGGGCAACTATGGCGCCAATCTTCCCAACGCCTGGAACATCATCACCGGCTCGAACAGCATCGTGGTCGCCGTGGTGGACACCGGCATCCTCTCTGGGCATCCCGACTTGTCCGGGCGCACCGTGGGCGGCTACGATTTCATCAGCAACGTCACTTGGGCTAACGACGGCAACGGGCGAGATGCCGACGCCAGCGATCCAGGGGACTGGGCGAGCGCGAACGAATGCTACCCTGGGTCTCCTTCTTCAAACAGTAGCTGGCACGGCACGCACGTTGCCGGGACGATCGGGGCGCGCACAAACAACGCCACCGGCGTGGCAGGGATCAACTGGGTCTCGAAAATCCTGCCGGTGCGCGTGCTGGGCAAGTGCGGCGGGGCCTCCTCTGATATCATTGATGGGGGTACGCTGGGCGGCCGGCCTGAGCGTGCCCGGCGTGCCGGCCAACGCTAACCCGGCCCGCGCCATCAACCTCAGCCTGGGCGGCAGCGGTGGTTGTTCGTCGGCGTGGCAAAACGCAATCAACCAAGCGGTAAGCAACGGCGCCGTCGTGGTCGTCGCCGCCGGAAACAGTAATGCGCCGGCCGGCAACTTCACGCCGGCCAGTTGCGCCAACGTGATCACCGTGGCTGCGACAAACCGCAACGGCAGCAAGGCATACTACAGCAACTACGGCCCTGCGGTTGAGATCAGCGCTCCGGGCGGTGAAACGCCCTCCAACACCGGCGACGGCGTGCTCTCGACATTGAACAACGGCGCCACCGCCCCCGGCGCACACAGCTACAAGTTCTACCAGGGCACGAGCATGGCGGCGCCGCACGTGGCGGGGATCGCCTCGCTCATGCTGTCGGTCAAACCCGCGCTCACGCCGGCCCAGGTGCTCGCCCTCTTGCAGAGCACTGCCACGCCCTTCCCCTCGGGCAGCACGTGCAACACCACCAACTGCGGGGCCGGGATCGTGAACGCCGCGGCAGCCGTCCAAGCAGCACAGAACAGCGCCCCCACGACGAAGCGCGCCTACCTGCCGATTGCGCGGAGGCAACTTGCTTCGGTCGGCGGGATCGTAAACGGCAACTTCGAGCAGGGTCCGAATGTGGGCTGGACGACCAGCTCAAACTACACTTCCTGCCTGATCTGTGATCAGAGCAATCTTCCACCGATCGGCCCACACGGCGGCAACTGGGCAGCGTGGTTCGGTGGCGTACACAACGAGAATGCTGCGCTCAAACAAACCGTCACTGTGCCTGCCAGCGCGCCTTACCTCGGCTTCTGGCATGCCATTTCTTCATCCGATTTGTGCAACGATGCCTACGACGTTGCGCGCGTCAAGGTGAACGGCGCCGAAGTGACGAAGTTCCACTTGTGCACCGCCAACAACACCACCTGGACGGCGACCTCGGTGAACTTGAGCGCTTACGCCGGCCAGTCCGTGCTCTTGGAATTCACCGCAAAGACCGACCATGTTTTTTACAGCAGTTGGTTTGTAGATGACATCGCATTCCAAACCACACCGTAAGCGCAAAAACCCATCCGATCGGTGAGGCCCGCCGATGGCATCATGCGGCTGCCTGCAATTGCGCCGCGGCGCGCTCCAGCCGCTGTAGGCACGTCTCGCGCCCCAAGATGGCCATGGTGGCGAAGAGCGGCGGGGTGACGGGTTTGCCGGTGACCGCGTTGCGCACCACCGTGAAGAGCTGCGTCGGCTTCAAGCCCAAGGCCTGGCACAGCGCGCGCAAGGCCTGTTCCAGCGGCGCATCCTCAAACGGCTCGACCGTGGCGACCACGCGACGCGCCGCGCGCAGCGCCTCCAGCGATTGCAGCCGATCCATCTTCGGGCCGACCAACATCTCTGCCGGCGGGGGGTGAATATCGCCGAAGAAGAAATCCACCAGCGGCGCGGCATCGGTGAGCTTTTTGATGCGCTCCTGGACGTGCGGCACAATGCGCAGCAGCCGGGCGCGCTGCTCCGGCGTGTCCACGAGGATGCCGGCGCGGGCCAGAAAGGGGACAAGGCGCGCCGCCAAATCCTCTACCGGCAGGCGCCGGATGTGCACGCCGTTCAGCCAGTCCAACTTGTTGTAGTCGAACACGGCCGGCGAGCTGCCGACGCCCTCCATCGAAAACTTGGCGATCAGCTCCTCGCGGGTGAAGACGTTCTGCTCGTCGCCGCCGCCCGGCGCCCAACCCAAGAGGGCCAAGAAGTTGATCAGCGCTTCGGGGATGTAGCCCTGGTCGCGGAACTCAAACACACTCTGCGCCCCATGGCGCTTGCTCAGCTTTTTGCCGTCGGTGCCCAGCACGTTGGGCACGTGCGCCCACTGCGGCTCCGGCCAGCCAAAGTAGCGATACAGCAACACGTGCTTAGGCGCGCTGGGCAGCCAATCGTCGCCGCGCAGCACGTGGGTGACCCCCTGAAGATGGTCATCCACCACCACAGCCAGGTGATACGTTGGGAAGCCATCCATCTTCAACAACACTTGGTCGTCCACTTGGGCGTTGTCGAAGCTCAGGCGGCCTTTGATTAGATCGTCGAACTCGGTGCGGCCGTCGCGCGGCAGAACGCGCATGCGGATCACATGCGGCTCATCGGCGCGCACGTCGGTGCGCAGCCGCATCTCCTCGCGAAAGATGAAGGTCTGCTTGCGCGCCTGCGCCTCTGCGCGCATGCGCTGAAGCTCCTCGGGCGTTTCGTTGGCGCGATAGGCGTAGCCGTTCTCCACCAACCACTCCGCCCACTGCTTGTAAAGGTGCAGGCGATGCGATTGCACAAACGGGCCGGGGATGCCCTTGTATTCGCCATCGTCGAGCGCGCCGGGGTAGTCCTCATCGGTGCGCATGGCCCGTAGCTCATCGTGATCCGGGCCGCCATCGAGGGTCAGGCCCAGCCAATCGAACGCCTCCAGGATGCGCCGCGTCGCGCCGGGGACGTAGCGCTCCTGGTCGGTGTCCTCAATGCGCAGGTAAAACTCACCGCCGGTGTGCCGGGCCAGCAACCAACTGAAGATCGCGGTGCGCACCCCGCCGATGTGCAAGTCGCCTGTTGGGGAGGGGGCAAAGCGCGTGCGCGCCCTGGCGCTCATTCCTTCAACCAGACGTCTCCGGCGCGCTGGTAGCTGATCAACTCTTCCGGCTTGAAGTAGAGCGCGATCTCGCGCGCAGCAGTCTCGGGGCCATCGCTGCCGTGCACAATGTTGCGCGAGACATCCAGGCCAAAGTCGGCGCGGATGCTGCCGGGCGCTGCTTCGTGGGGACGGGTAGCGCCCATGGTCTGGCGCGCTGCGACAATCGCATGCGGCCCCTCTAGGCACATCACCACCACTGGCCCGGAGGTGATGAACTTCACCGTGCCCTCGAAGAACGGCTTGCCGCGGTGCTCCGCATAGTGAGCCTCGGCCAGCTCGCGCGAAATTTGCATCAACTTCAGGCCGGCAATGCGCAGGCCGCGTGCTTCAAACCGTCGAATGACTTCGCCGACCAACGCGCGCTGCACGCCGTCGGGCTTGATAATGATGAGTGTTCGCTCCATAGGATATCGTGGGATGTGGTGTTGTCAGATGTGTGTTGGGTTGTAGCGTCTAACCGTCGCTGCGGCCCGCCGGTCATGTTTCGGCGGCCAGCAGCATGGCGCGATGATAGGCGTCGAGCGCAGCGCTCAAGTCACCCTTGCGGGTATAGGCCATGCCGAGAAGCTCGTGCGCCGCGCGCGCCAGGGGCTGCACAGCGCTCAGGGCCTCCAGGTCAGCGATGACCTCATCCAGCGCCTTCCCCCGCCCAAACGCAATGGCTTTCTCGTAGAGGCTCATCGCCTCCTGCCAGCGGCCCCGGTTGATCGCCTCACGCGCGGCCGCCGCCCGGCTAGTTGCCATCGGGCCGGCCAACGACGCGCTCGATGCGCCCCACCTGGGCATGTGCGGCTTTGGCTTGGCGATCGGCGTCGGAATCGTCGCTTCGTTCGCCACCCATTCCGGCGACGCCCCAACCGCGGACACGCCCGGCATCGTGGGTTGTGGGGGCATCGGGATGAAGCCGCCCGGCTCGGCGTCCGCCGCGTCGGTCAGCCAT from Candidatus Roseilinea sp. includes these protein-coding regions:
- a CDS encoding hypothetical protein (possible pseudo, frameshifted), with amino-acid sequence MKQAHLLISAIVVTLIGGVWAPAPSVLAQSGDVVIARHSPSPPPSFTDEIIVKYRTPEKFRLLDADASAMAAQAAGQPVPPMHRLSDEAMQALSAQAGIALTHVREMSGEAHVLRLPEPMPYEAVARIAKQLEQLAEVEYASPSERMFIALTPNDPLYSQQWHYFAPAPGNYGANLPNAWNIITGSNSIVVAVVDTGILSGHPDLSGRTVGGYDFISNVTWANDGNGRDADASDPGDWASANECYPGSPSSNSSWHGTHVAGTIGARTNNATGVAGINWVSKILPVRVLGKCGGASSDIIDGGTLGGRPERARRAGQR
- a CDS encoding nucleoside-diphosphate kinase, with amino-acid sequence MERTLIIIKPDGVQRALVGEVIRRFEARGLRIAGLKLMQISRELAEAHYAEHRGKPFFEGTVKFITSGPVVVMCLEGPHAIVAARQTMGATRPHEAAPGSIRADFGLDVSRNIVHGSDGPETAAREIALYFKPEELISYQRAGDVWLKE
- the gltX gene encoding glutamate--tRNA ligase: MSARARTRFAPSPTGDLHIGGVRTAIFSWLLARHTGGEFYLRIEDTDQERYVPGATRRILEAFDWLGLTLDGGPDHDELRAMRTDEDYPGALDDGEYKGIPGPFVQSHRLHLYKQWAEWLVENGYAYRANETPEELQRMRAEAQARKQTFIFREEMRLRTDVRADEPHVIRMRVLPRDGRTEFDDLIKGRLSFDNAQVDDQVLLKMDGFPTYHLAVVVDDHLQGVTHVLRGDDWLPSAPKHVLLYRYFGWPEPQWAHVPNVLGTDGKKLSKRHGAQSVFEFRDQGYIPEALINFLALLGWAPGGGDEQNVFTREELIAKFSMEGVGSSPAVFDYNKLDWLNGVHIRRLPVEDLAARLVPFLARAGILVDTPEQRARLLRIVPHVQERIKKLTDAAPLVDFFFGDIHPPPAEMLVGPKMDRLQSLEALRAARRVVATVEPFEDAPLEQALRALCQALGLKPTQLFTVVRNAVTGKPVTPPLFATMAILGRETCLQRLERAAAQLQAAA
- a CDS encoding hypothetical protein (possible pseudo, frameshifted), with amino-acid sequence MGVRWAAGLSVPGVPANANPARAINLSLGGSGGCSSAWQNAINQAVSNGAVVVVAAGNSNAPAGNFTPASCANVITVAATNRNGSKAYYSNYGPAVEISAPGGETPSNTGDGVLSTLNNGATAPGAHSYKFYQGTSMAAPHVAGIASLMLSVKPALTPAQVLALLQSTATPFPSGSTCNTTNCGAGIVNAAAAVQAAQNSAPTTKRAYLPIARRQLASVGGIVNGNFEQGPNVGWTTSSNYTSCLICDQSNLPPIGPHGGNWAAWFGGVHNENAALKQTVTVPASAPYLGFWHAISSSDLCNDAYDVARVKVNGAEVTKFHLCTANNTTWTATSVNLSAYAGQSVLLEFTAKTDHVFYSSWFVDDIAFQTTP